From Pseudomonas alcaligenes, a single genomic window includes:
- a CDS encoding ABC transporter substrate-binding protein, whose amino-acid sequence MSKPLDTLWYTRCPVPTGLGIAVQKGWLEETLGAQGTSIKSLRESDNQAVRESHFDHTLQNSVRHGGNIPAIWARASGRETRVIGLSWADEVQLILTTPDSGIKTAKDLKGRKFGLPNWANAQIDFTRAQAIRGLENALKLDGLEVSDVELVDYLQGGTFSDEAAQSRNGLAAFGGRRGGQNAELVGLLRGEVDAIFLKGASAAQLAQQFGLHTVIDTGSHPEPLIRANNGTPRTLSVDLNLLEQHYDSAVGILSSVLRAEEWAWTHPDDTHRYLARETNSSEFWVTQAYGDDAHQRLRTNLDERSIVALQDFTDFLQRWAFIPQTFSVRDWIDPRPLETLRSAVAKRAG is encoded by the coding sequence ATGAGTAAACCACTGGACACTCTCTGGTACACCCGCTGCCCGGTTCCGACCGGCCTTGGCATCGCCGTGCAGAAAGGCTGGCTGGAGGAAACCCTGGGCGCCCAGGGCACCAGCATCAAGTCGCTGCGCGAGTCGGACAACCAGGCGGTGCGCGAATCGCACTTCGACCATACCCTGCAGAACTCGGTCCGCCACGGCGGCAACATCCCGGCCATCTGGGCCCGCGCCAGCGGCCGCGAAACGCGGGTGATCGGCCTGTCCTGGGCCGACGAGGTGCAGCTGATCCTGACCACCCCGGACAGCGGCATCAAAACCGCCAAGGACCTCAAGGGCCGCAAGTTCGGCCTGCCCAACTGGGCCAACGCGCAGATCGACTTTACCCGCGCCCAGGCCATCCGTGGCCTGGAAAACGCACTGAAGCTGGACGGCCTGGAAGTCAGCGACGTCGAACTGGTCGACTACCTGCAGGGCGGCACCTTCAGCGATGAAGCGGCGCAGAGCCGCAACGGCCTGGCCGCCTTCGGTGGCCGGCGTGGCGGGCAGAACGCCGAGCTGGTCGGCCTACTGCGTGGCGAGGTGGACGCGATCTTCCTCAAGGGCGCCAGCGCCGCACAGCTGGCCCAGCAGTTCGGCCTGCACACGGTGATCGACACCGGCTCGCACCCTGAGCCGCTGATCCGCGCCAACAACGGCACGCCGCGCACCCTGAGCGTCGACCTCAACCTGCTCGAGCAGCACTACGACAGCGCGGTCGGCATCCTCAGCTCGGTGCTGCGCGCCGAGGAATGGGCCTGGACCCACCCGGACGACACCCACCGCTACCTGGCCCGCGAGACCAACAGCAGCGAGTTCTGGGTGACCCAGGCCTACGGCGACGACGCCCACCAGCGCCTGCGCACCAACCTCGACGAGCGCTCCATCGTCGCCCTGCAGGATTTCACCGACTTCCTGCAGCGCTGGGCCTTCATCCCGCAGACCTTCTCGGTGCGCGACTGGATCGACCCGCGCCCGCTGGAAACCCTGCGCAGCGCAGTCGCCAAACGCGCCGGCTGA